In Trifolium pratense cultivar HEN17-A07 linkage group LG7, ARS_RC_1.1, whole genome shotgun sequence, a genomic segment contains:
- the LOC123895934 gene encoding uncharacterized protein LOC123895934 — translation MSSSQTPSPSKNDKTLPPQTTISPSYDCLPQQITVAYPLTTIFPEETTKRKKISAKKPTPKKNQVTSRDASASKMGKKSKSKSTLKAVHTMRELYLDNPATANVDVNVEASDSSKKNLSLELDLTETLGLEKPRSAEKLGETSLENPDVVVDEIGANSKANLVSEMTVDENAGSGLDAANDATASEEHVDISTSVVPDSPNSPVVPVNEKDTETTIPVDVITQNKGKTASMPATSEANVIDVESLQFKGTPRAGISRRLRSNTGKDIATPSEATKTKIGPKKRWSKVTVPSESKKKIVKRKTVSSSDSDYEEDQDAGASPEASPLKSAKRKRMAPNVPSVPIDNVSFHCVENVNRWKFVVKRRIAIERNLNEDFLKCQDIVNLIEEAGLMKTVSVLGKCYDKLTREFLVNIPADCDDPLSPEYLKVYVRGKCVDYSPAIINEYLGRSDDPAPELEISMHEICKTITGDKVRVWPRAGKLSAAKLTRKYALLNKIGAANWVPTTHSNSVATGLAKFIYAIGTGTVFDYGTHIFNATILHGSSTAVKMPIAFPTLICGIILSQHPDICTNSDVPVSRPSALTMDFRLLEGKHAADIAVASLKTPAVGMTKRQMIANLREVSDMLGEKKELVDGVIQALELEQSQANEDGVGPSHGAPHDDDLAGGDTVEEEMASDESPSI, via the coding sequence ATGTCAAGCTCTCAAACTCCATCTCCTTCCAAGAACGACAAAACTCTTCCGCCACAAACCACCATATCACCCTCATACGATTGTCTCCCTCAACAAATCACCGTCGCGTATCCTCTCACTACCATTTTTCCTGAGGAAACAACGAAGAGAAAGAAGATTTCAGCGAAGAAGCCAACGCCAAAGAAAAATCAAGTTACTTCGCGTGACGCATCTGCTTCAAAAATGGGTAAGAAATCAAAATCTAAATCTACTCTTAAAGCGGTTCATACAATGCGTGAATTGTATCTTGACAATCCTGCTACTGCAAATGTTGATGTTAATGTTGAAGCATCTGATTCTAGTAAGAAGAATTTAAGTTTGGAATTGGATTTAACTGAAACCCTAGGATTAGAAAAACCTAGGTCTGCTGAGAAATTGGGGGAAACCTCCTTGGAAAACcctgatgttgttgttgatgaaattgGCGCTAACTCTAAGGCCAATCTAGTGTCTGAGATGACAGTTGATGAGAATGCAGGTTCTGGGCTAGATGCTGCaaatgatgctacagcatctgaAGAACATGTTGATATTAGTACCTCTGTAGTCCCTGATTCACCAAACTCTCCTGTGGTTCCTGTTAATGAGAAAGATACTGAAACCACCATCCCTGTTGATGTCATTACTCAGAATAAGGGTAAAACTGCAAGTATGCCTGCTACAAGTGAGGCAAATGTAATTGATGTTGAAAGTCTCCAATTCAAGGGTACTCCTAGGGCTGGTATATCTAGGAGGCTGAGAAGTAATACAGGAAAGGATATAGCCACTCCTTCTGAAGCCaccaaaactaaaattggaccTAAGAAACGGTGGAGCAAGGTAACTGTACCCTCTGAAAGTAAGAAGAAGATTGTGAAGAGAAAAACTGTCTCTTCTAGTGACTCTGATTATGAGGAAGATCAAGATGCTGGAGCATCTCCTGAAGCATCTCCTCTGAAATCTGCCAAGAGAAAGAGAATGGCTCCTAATGTTCCATCTGTACCAATTGACAATGTCTCCTTCCACTGTGTTGAGAATGTTAACAGGTGGAAATTTGTGGTGAAAAGAAGAATAGCCATTGAAAGAAACCTTAATGAAGACTTCTTGAAATGTCAAGACATTGTGAATCTTATAGAGGAGGCAGGGCTGATGAAAACTGTATCTGTGTTGGGTAAATGCTATGATAAGTTGACTAGAGAATTCTTAGTAAACATCCCAGCTGACTGTGATGATCCTTTAAGCCCTGAATACCTAAAGGTGTATGTAAGAGGCAAATGTGTTGATTACTCGCCAGCCATCATCAATGAATATCTGGGAAGAAGTGATGATCCTGCACCTGAGCTGGAGATCTCTATGCATGAAATTTGTAAGACTATAACTGGTGACAAGGTGAGAGTGTGGCCAAGAGCTGGCAAACTATCTGCTGCAAAATTGACTAGAAAATATGCTCTGCTGAACAAAATAGGTGCAGCAAACTGGGTCCCCACTACACACTCCAACAGTGTAGCTACAGGTTTGGCCAAGTTCATCTATGCCATAGGCACTGGTACTGTTTTTGATTATGGCActcatatttttaatgcaacAATTCTCCATGGCTCTTCCACTGCTGTAAAAATGCCAATAGCCTTTCCCACTCTGATCTGTGGTATTATCTTGTCTCAACATCCTGACATCTGCACTAACTCTGATGTGCCTGTCTCTAGACCCTCAGCTTTAACCATGGATTTTAGATTATTGGAAGGAAAACATGCTGCAGACATTGCCGTAGCATCTTTGAAGACACCAGCTGTAGGTATGACCAAGAGACAGATGATTGCTAATCTCAGGGAGGTTAGTGATATGCTAGGTGAGAAGAAGGAGCTGGTAGATGGTGTAATCCAAGCCTTGGAGCTTGAGCAGTCACAGGCAAATGAGGATGGAGTTGGTCCTTCCCATGGCGCTCCTCATGATGATGATCTTGCAGGTGGTGACACTGTAGAAGAGGAGATGGCCTCTGATGAAAGTCCCTCAATATGA